In one window of Eleutherodactylus coqui strain aEleCoq1 chromosome 10, aEleCoq1.hap1, whole genome shotgun sequence DNA:
- the GMFG gene encoding glia maturation factor gamma — protein MSDSLVVCDVDPDLREKLRKFRFRKETNNAAILMKIDKEKQLVVLEEEFEDISPDDLQNELPERQPRFLVYSYRYSHDDGRISYPLCMIFSSPVGCKPEQQMMYAGSKNRLVQIAELTKVFEIRTTSDLTEEWLKERLSFFR, from the exons ATG TCAGACTCTCTGGTGGTCTGTGACGTGGATCCTGATCTCAGGGAGAAGCTGAGGAAGTTCCGCTTCAGGAAGGAGACCAATAATGCCGCCATCCTGA TGAAAATTGACAAGGAGAAGCAGCTGGTGGTCTTGGAGGAGGAGTTCGAG GATATTTCCCCTGATGATCTACAGAACGAGCTTCCGGAGCGTCAGCCTCG ATTCCTGGTGTACAGCTATAGGTACAGCCATGACGACGGCCGTATCTCCTACCCGCTGTGTATGATATTCTCCAGCCCAGTAG GATGTAAGCCGGAGCAGCAAATGATGTATGCTGGAAGCAAGAACAGACTGGTGCAGATTGCTGAGCTCACCAAG GTGTTTGAGATCCGGACCACCAGTGACCTCACAGAAGAATGGCTGAAGGAACGTCTGTCTTTTTTCCGCTGA